Proteins encoded by one window of Leptospira neocaledonica:
- a CDS encoding adenine phosphoribosyltransferase, producing MSIVKSKIRTIPDYPRKGILFRDITSLLLDPEGLALTIGTFVDRYTGKGITKVAGIEARGFIIGAPLAFQLGVGFIPIRKKGKLPSETVSQEYDLEYGKDVIEIHKDSVVPGDRILLMDDLIATGGTMIAAVQLLQKLGAEVPEVGVIIDLPDLGGATKLNKDLGVNVFSICEFEGH from the coding sequence ATGTCCATAGTTAAAAGCAAAATTCGCACGATCCCGGATTATCCTCGTAAAGGAATCCTATTCAGAGACATCACTTCCCTATTATTAGATCCGGAAGGTTTAGCTCTTACAATAGGCACTTTCGTGGACCGGTACACAGGCAAAGGAATTACTAAAGTAGCCGGAATCGAAGCCAGAGGTTTTATCATCGGTGCACCTCTCGCATTCCAATTAGGAGTGGGATTCATTCCGATCCGTAAAAAAGGAAAACTTCCCTCCGAAACTGTTTCCCAAGAATATGATCTGGAATATGGAAAAGATGTCATCGAAATACATAAAGATTCTGTAGTTCCCGGAGACAGGATCCTACTCATGGACGACCTGATTGCCACCGGAGGAACTATGATCGCCGCTGTCCAATTATTGCAAAAATTAGGTGCAGAAGTTCCCGAAGTCGGAGTCATCATTGATCTTCCGGATCTAGGCGGAGCTACAAAATTAAATAAAGATTTAGGTGTAAACGTATTCTCCATCTGTGAATTCGAAGGACATTAA